From the Theobroma cacao cultivar B97-61/B2 chromosome 2, Criollo_cocoa_genome_V2, whole genome shotgun sequence genome, one window contains:
- the LOC18608253 gene encoding LMBR1 domain-containing protein 2 homolog A isoform X2, with product MAERLKTSIHGNLVFYLCIGSIGLVGLILFIIFRKNWSGGILGFAMACSNTFGLVTGAFLLGFGLSEIPKGIWKNVDWTVSQKVLSHKVAKMAVKLDDAHQEFSNVIVVAQATSNQISKRDPLRPYMNIIDSMLHQMLKEDPSFKPQGGRFGENDMDYDTDEKSMATLRRRLRIAREEYCRYRSEYMSFVLEALELEDTVKNYERRDATGWKFISSFRPERKGRLGASLDMLEFIWRCVLRKQLEKLLAIILGCMSAALLLAEATILPNGVDLSLFSILINSVGKQEMLVQVAAFIPLMYMCVCTYYSLFKIGMLMFYSFTPKQTSSVSLLMICSMVARYAPPISYNFLNLIHLPGNRKTIFEKRMGNIDDAVPFFGKGFNKIYPLIMVIYTLLLVTNFFDRVIDYFGNWKLFKFQDEVDDTDGFDPSGLIILQKERSWLERGHKVGEHVIPLARNFNGMSIEIEPGSNKTDKAVTDTSVQSAIEIGKGDQLKPLKEEAQHDTSKEAISKKYFGIRAHQNIQASNKNSTQKDLTSLTVDAGNSESAMTPPIPSGGLASKWESMKSGLLNFKSNLEAKKFLPLRQTRENTMSSGASSSESLDEIFQRLKRPTLDLRDYGAENDLFEHD from the exons ATGGCAGAAAGATTGAAGACTAGCATACATGGAAATTTAGTCTTCTACCTCTGCATTGGTTCTATTGGACTTGTTGGActcattttattcattattttccgCAAAAATTG GAGTGGAGGCATTCTTGGTTTTGCCATGGCTTGCTCCAATACTTTTGGGCTCGTCACTGGTGCATTTCTTCTTGGCTTTGGTCTTAGCGAAATCCCAAAGGGCATTTGGAAGAATGTCGATTGGACTGTCAGCCAGAAGGTTCTCTCGCACAAAGTTGCTAAAATGGCTGTTAAACTTGATGATGCTCATCAAGAATTTTCAAATGTGATTGTT GTTGCTCAGGCGACATCAAATCAGATATCGAAGCGTGATCCTTTACGACCGTACATGAATATTATTGATAGCATGTTGCATCAAATG TTAAAAGAAGATCCCTCCTTCAAACCTCAAGGTGGGAGGTTTGGGGAGAATGATATGGACTATGATACTGATGAGAAATCAATGGCGACACTTAGACGCCGGCTTAGGATAGCTAGAGAGGAGTACTGTCGGTATCGAAG TGAATATATGAGCTTTGTCTTGGAAGCCCTTGAGCTGGAAGATACAGTCAAAAATTATGAGCGCCGTGATGCAACTGGATG GAAATTTATTTCAAGCTTCAGGCCTGAACGAAAGGGTAGACTAGGGGCTTCTCTTGATATGCTTG AGTTCATTTGGCGTTGTGTTCTAAGAAAGCAACTGGAGAAACTCTTGGCTATTATTCTGGGTTGCATGTCAGCTGCACTTCTTTTAGCAGAGGCTACCATATTGCCCAATGGAGTTGATTTATCTCTTTTCTCCATTCTCATAAACTCTGTGGGAAAGCAGGAAATGCTTGTGCAG GTTGCCGCTTTCATCCCTCTGATGTATATGTGTGTCTGCACCTATTATTCCTTGTTCAAAATTGGAATGCTGATGTTCTACTCATTCACACCAAAACAAACAAGCTCAGTCAGTTTGCTTATGATATGCTC GATGGTTGCACGATATGCTCCACCAATTTCATACAACTTTCTCAACCTTATCCATCTCCCTGGTAATAGGAAAACCATCTTTGAGAAG AGAATGGGGAACATAGATGATGCTGTCCCTTTCTTTGGTAAaggattcaataaaatttatcctcTCATCATGGTTATATACACACTCTTACTTGTGACAAACTTCTTTGACCGGGTCATTGATTATTTCGGGAACTGGAAACTATTCAAGTTTCAAGATGAAGTTGATGATACAGATGGATTTGATCCCTCAGGACTAATTATCTTGCAGAAAG AACGGTCTTGGCTTGAGCGAGGGCATAAAGTTGGTGAGCATGTTATTCCATTGGCAAGGAATTTCAACGGCATGAGCATTGAAATTGAACCTGGCAGCAATAAAACA GATAAGGCTGTTACAGATACAAGTGTACAAAGTGCCATTGAAATTGGAAAAGGGGATCAACTTAAACCTCTGAAAGAAGAGGCTCAACATGACACAAGCAAAGAAGCCATTAGcaagaaatattttggaatAAGGGCACACCAGAACATACAAGCATCCAACAAGAATTCAACTCAAAAGGACTTGACATCCTTAACAGTTGATGCTGGCAACTCTGAAAGTGCAATGACACCACCAATACCATCAGGGGGATTAGCCTCAAAATGGGAATCAATGAAATCTGGTCTTCTAAATTTCAAATCTAACTTGGAAGCAAAGAAATTCCTCCCTTTACGACAGACTCGAGAAAATACAATGTCCTCCGGTGCATCCTCGTCTGAATctcttgatgaaattttccAAAGATTGAAACGACCAACTCTGGACCTTAGAGACTATGGTGCTGAGAATGATCTTTTTGAACATGACTAG
- the LOC18608253 gene encoding LMBR1 domain-containing protein 2 homolog A isoform X1 — translation MLVFYLISLPLTMGMVILTLKYFAGPDVPTYVFFTVGYTWFCSFSIIILVPADIWTTIVDHSSGGISFFWSLSYWSTFLLTWAVVPTIQGYEDAGDFTMAERLKTSIHGNLVFYLCIGSIGLVGLILFIIFRKNWSGGILGFAMACSNTFGLVTGAFLLGFGLSEIPKGIWKNVDWTVSQKVLSHKVAKMAVKLDDAHQEFSNVIVVAQATSNQISKRDPLRPYMNIIDSMLHQMLKEDPSFKPQGGRFGENDMDYDTDEKSMATLRRRLRIAREEYCRYRSEYMSFVLEALELEDTVKNYERRDATGWKFISSFRPERKGRLGASLDMLEFIWRCVLRKQLEKLLAIILGCMSAALLLAEATILPNGVDLSLFSILINSVGKQEMLVQVAAFIPLMYMCVCTYYSLFKIGMLMFYSFTPKQTSSVSLLMICSMVARYAPPISYNFLNLIHLPGNRKTIFEKRMGNIDDAVPFFGKGFNKIYPLIMVIYTLLLVTNFFDRVIDYFGNWKLFKFQDEVDDTDGFDPSGLIILQKERSWLERGHKVGEHVIPLARNFNGMSIEIEPGSNKTDKAVTDTSVQSAIEIGKGDQLKPLKEEAQHDTSKEAISKKYFGIRAHQNIQASNKNSTQKDLTSLTVDAGNSESAMTPPIPSGGLASKWESMKSGLLNFKSNLEAKKFLPLRQTRENTMSSGASSSESLDEIFQRLKRPTLDLRDYGAENDLFEHD, via the exons ATGTTGGTTTTCTATTTGATCTCGTTGCCGTTAACAATGGGGATGGTTATTCTGACTTTGAAATATTTTGCGGGTCCAGATGTTCCTACCTACGTCTTCTTCACCGTTGGTTATACCTGGTTTTGTTCGTTCTCCATCATTATCCTCGTCCCTGCTGATATATGGACG ACAATAGTTGATCATTCCAGTGGAGGGATATCTTTCTTTTGGAGCCTGTCCTATTGGAGTACATTTTTGCTGACTTG GGCTGTGGTGCCTACTATTCAGGGTTATGAAGATGCTGGAGATTTCACCATGGCAGAAAGATTGAAGACTAGCATACATGGAAATTTAGTCTTCTACCTCTGCATTGGTTCTATTGGACTTGTTGGActcattttattcattattttccgCAAAAATTG GAGTGGAGGCATTCTTGGTTTTGCCATGGCTTGCTCCAATACTTTTGGGCTCGTCACTGGTGCATTTCTTCTTGGCTTTGGTCTTAGCGAAATCCCAAAGGGCATTTGGAAGAATGTCGATTGGACTGTCAGCCAGAAGGTTCTCTCGCACAAAGTTGCTAAAATGGCTGTTAAACTTGATGATGCTCATCAAGAATTTTCAAATGTGATTGTT GTTGCTCAGGCGACATCAAATCAGATATCGAAGCGTGATCCTTTACGACCGTACATGAATATTATTGATAGCATGTTGCATCAAATG TTAAAAGAAGATCCCTCCTTCAAACCTCAAGGTGGGAGGTTTGGGGAGAATGATATGGACTATGATACTGATGAGAAATCAATGGCGACACTTAGACGCCGGCTTAGGATAGCTAGAGAGGAGTACTGTCGGTATCGAAG TGAATATATGAGCTTTGTCTTGGAAGCCCTTGAGCTGGAAGATACAGTCAAAAATTATGAGCGCCGTGATGCAACTGGATG GAAATTTATTTCAAGCTTCAGGCCTGAACGAAAGGGTAGACTAGGGGCTTCTCTTGATATGCTTG AGTTCATTTGGCGTTGTGTTCTAAGAAAGCAACTGGAGAAACTCTTGGCTATTATTCTGGGTTGCATGTCAGCTGCACTTCTTTTAGCAGAGGCTACCATATTGCCCAATGGAGTTGATTTATCTCTTTTCTCCATTCTCATAAACTCTGTGGGAAAGCAGGAAATGCTTGTGCAG GTTGCCGCTTTCATCCCTCTGATGTATATGTGTGTCTGCACCTATTATTCCTTGTTCAAAATTGGAATGCTGATGTTCTACTCATTCACACCAAAACAAACAAGCTCAGTCAGTTTGCTTATGATATGCTC GATGGTTGCACGATATGCTCCACCAATTTCATACAACTTTCTCAACCTTATCCATCTCCCTGGTAATAGGAAAACCATCTTTGAGAAG AGAATGGGGAACATAGATGATGCTGTCCCTTTCTTTGGTAAaggattcaataaaatttatcctcTCATCATGGTTATATACACACTCTTACTTGTGACAAACTTCTTTGACCGGGTCATTGATTATTTCGGGAACTGGAAACTATTCAAGTTTCAAGATGAAGTTGATGATACAGATGGATTTGATCCCTCAGGACTAATTATCTTGCAGAAAG AACGGTCTTGGCTTGAGCGAGGGCATAAAGTTGGTGAGCATGTTATTCCATTGGCAAGGAATTTCAACGGCATGAGCATTGAAATTGAACCTGGCAGCAATAAAACA GATAAGGCTGTTACAGATACAAGTGTACAAAGTGCCATTGAAATTGGAAAAGGGGATCAACTTAAACCTCTGAAAGAAGAGGCTCAACATGACACAAGCAAAGAAGCCATTAGcaagaaatattttggaatAAGGGCACACCAGAACATACAAGCATCCAACAAGAATTCAACTCAAAAGGACTTGACATCCTTAACAGTTGATGCTGGCAACTCTGAAAGTGCAATGACACCACCAATACCATCAGGGGGATTAGCCTCAAAATGGGAATCAATGAAATCTGGTCTTCTAAATTTCAAATCTAACTTGGAAGCAAAGAAATTCCTCCCTTTACGACAGACTCGAGAAAATACAATGTCCTCCGGTGCATCCTCGTCTGAATctcttgatgaaattttccAAAGATTGAAACGACCAACTCTGGACCTTAGAGACTATGGTGCTGAGAATGATCTTTTTGAACATGACTAG